A window from Clupea harengus chromosome 14, Ch_v2.0.2, whole genome shotgun sequence encodes these proteins:
- the rnf144aa gene encoding probable E3 ubiquitin-protein ligase RNF144A-A, whose translation MTTARYRPTWDLALDPLVSCKLCLGEFPLEQMTTITQCQCVFCTLCLKQYVELLIKEGLETAISCPDSACPKRGHLLENEIECMVATEIMQKYRKLQFEREVLLDPCRTWCPSSTCQAVCQLKESDVPLPQLVQCSVCMLEFCSACKASWHPDQACQENLPITSFLPGETSSFYKSDEDDAPIKRCPKCKVYIERDEGCAQMMCKNCKHAFCWYCLESLDDDFLLIHYDKGPCRNKLGHSRASVIWHRTQVVGIFAGFGLLLLVASPFLLLATPFVLCCKCKCSKGDDDPLPT comes from the exons ATGACCACAGCCCGCTACCGGCCAACCTGGGACTTGGCCCTGGACCCGCTGGTGTCCTGTAAGCTCTGTCTAGGAGAGTTCCCCCTGGAGCAGATGACCACCATCACGCAGTGCCAATGTGTGTTCTGTACACTG TGCCTGAAGCAGTATGTGGAACTCCTGATCAAAGAGGGCCTTGAAACTGCAATTAGCTGTCCAGATTCTGCCTGTCCAAAACGGGGACATCTGCTGGAGAATGAG atTGAGTGTATGGTTGCTACAGAGATCATGCAGAAGTACAGGAAGCTGCAGTTTGAGAGGG aggtgctgctggaccCGTGCCGAACCTGGTGCCCGTCCTCGACGTGCCAGGCGGTGTGCCAGCTGAAGGAGTCGGACGTGCCGCTGCCCCAGCTGGTCCAGTGCTCCGTCTGCATGCTGGAGTTCTGCTCGGCCTGCAAGGCCAGCTGGCACCCAGACCAGGCCTGCCAGGAGAACCTGCCCATCACCTCCTTCCTGCCCGGGGAGACCAG CTCCTTCTACAAGAGTGATGAGGATGACGCTCCGATCAAGCGCTGTCCTAAGTGTAAAGTTTACATCGAGCGAGACGAGGGCTGTGCCCAGATGATGTGCAAGAACTGCAAGCATGCCTTCTGCTGGTACTGCCTGGAGTCACTCGAT GACGACTTCCTGCTGATCCACTACGACAAAGGGCCGTGTCGCAACAAACTAGGCCACTCCAGGGCCTCGGTCATCTGGCACAGAACGCAG gTCGTGGGCATCTTCGCTGGGTTTgggctgctcctgttggtggcGTCCCCCTTCCTGCTGTTGGCCACGCCCTTTGTGCTGTGCTGCAAGTGCAAGTGCAGCAAAGGCGACGACGACCCGCTGCCCACCTAA